One window of Populus nigra chromosome 5, ddPopNigr1.1, whole genome shotgun sequence genomic DNA carries:
- the LOC133693890 gene encoding probable ubiquitin-conjugating enzyme E2 18: MTSSSALSRKALSKIACNRLQKELAEWQLNPPSGFKHKVTDNLQRWVIEVNGAAGTLYANETYQLQVDFPEHYPMEAPQVIFAPPAPLHPHIYSNGHICLDILYDSWSPAMTVSSICISILSMLSSSTVKQRPADNDRYVKNCRSGRSPKETRWWFHDDKV; this comes from the exons ATGACAAGCAGCTCCGCTCTGTCACGCAAG GCTTTAAGCAAGATCGCTTGCAACAGGCTGCAAAAAGAGCTCGCAGAATGGCAACTCAATCCTCCTTCAGGCTTCAAGCATAAAGTCACTGATAATCTCCAACG ATGGGTGATTGAAGTGAATGGAGCCGCAGGGACTCTGTATGCGAATGAAACTTATCAGCTTCAAGTTGATTTCCCTGAACATTACCCTATGGAAGCACCACAG GTGATTTTTGCCCCGCCGGCTCCTCTGCATCCTCACATCTACAGCAATGGACATATCTGTTTAG ACATACTGTATGATTCATGGTCCCCGGCTATGACTGTTAGTTCTATCTGTATCAGCATTCTCTCTATGTTATCGAGCTCAACGGTGAAG CAACGTCCTGCTGACAACGATCGTTATGTGAAGAACTGTAGGAGTGGCCGATCTCCCAAGGAGACAAGATGGTGGTTCCATGATGACAAGGTTTAA